In the genome of Agelaius phoeniceus isolate bAgePho1 chromosome 31, bAgePho1.hap1, whole genome shotgun sequence, the window ACCCACCCAGTGCCCAGCCTCaccactgcctgctccctgtctgcaaggtgcagctccagctccacgCACTTCTTCAGCCGTGACTCCACGATCCACTGCAGCACCCCAAGGGATGATGCCCAGCACTGTGGGTTCTCCCTGGCCCCCTGCCCGCTATTGAGACACAGGGTGGGCAGGtcagggatgcagagatgtcccccccagcctgccctgtgctAGGGCTCCTCATTGCCCACAGATCCCCAGCAGTACAGGGGATTGAGcccccagggagctctgccagctctACCTCCTCAggaaccctgctccagcatTCCCATTCGCCTGGACCTGCAAACAAAGAGCAACACTTGTGTGGCCCGGGGTTTAACCtgcaccagggcacactgcagCCCACTATCTCCCAGGACAGCTTCCAtcttcccagcccctgccctgtctgacctcctcctgctgcagtgagGAGCTCTGGCTGTTGGGTGCTGCCATGGCCAGTGCCACAGGGCCCCTGTAACGGCGGGGAGTTAATGGAACACCGGGGCAGTAACGGCGTCCTGGTTACAGTAACAGCCTCCCAGTTACTGTAATGGTGCCATCCTGGCTGCCATCACTGCATGCCAGTTACTGCCACAGCATCCCAGTCACCACAGCAGGAATGGCAGCATCCTGGCTACCATTAATGGTGTCCTGGCTACTTCGTAGCagcttcacagaatcacagaataatgaggttggaagagatctttaagatcattgagtccaacctatgccctaacacctcaactatagcaccaagtgccatgtccagtctttttttaaacacatccagagatggagattctaccacctccctgggaagagcattccagtacttCATTATTCTtccagtgaaaaatttcttcctgatatccaacctatagCTTCCCTGACatagcttgagactgtgtcctctggttctgtcagagACCAACCCTCACCTGTCTACAACCTCCCTTCAGGAAGTTgcagagagcaataaggtcacctctaagcctcctcttctccaggctaaacaaccccagttcCTTCAAAcattcctcacagggcttgtgttccaagcccctcaccagccttgttgccctcctcaagcatctcaatgtcctccccaaactgaggggctcagaactggacacagcactcaagatGTGCCCTCACCAGCACCGAGtcaggggaagaatgacctccctgctcctgctggccacacaatTCCTAACGCAGGCCAGGATGCCAGGATTCAGGAGGGGAGGGACGGGGCTCTGCAGTCAGAGGCCAGTGGCACACATCCTACTTGAGCTAAACTGTCATTTTATTAAACAGTAATTAAAAAGTGCCGAGGTCTGTACCCTCCACTCTGTGCTGCCCACACCACAGTGTCgggtgagctgctgccagcGCTGTCCTCAGCCCGGCAGGACGCAGACTCGAGGTGGGGGCCATGAGCTGTCAGCCCCAGGAGCTCGGCAGACGCTGGCATGCGAGGCGCTGGTGAGACCGGGAGCAAACACCCCCTTGGCAGAACAGATGGGACATTTAACACCACTCTGTCCCCTCGAGACGTCCCCAAATGCCCTCTGGGTGCAGGAGAACGAGTAGAAACCTCAGCCCAAAGCGGTGGCTTAGCCATGGTGCTAAGAACAGGCACCAAACTATTTCTACCCCatccaggagcacaggcaggctgGGCACAAAGGGCTGACAGCAGGAACAATGACGTCATGGGGAAAAGTGTTCACCCTTCAGAAAAAACAGACAAGTGGCTCCAGTGCCCAAGACCCTCACGGACAGGACGGACAAACATCAGCTCCCGCCAGCTGCCGCAGGGAAGGACGGGCGGAGGGGAGCGCTGGCTGGGATCCATGTCTTTATAAATAAGCTCAAGCTCATGAGTTTATTCACAGGGTCCAAGACAATGCAGGACTCAAAGGCTGGAGAGTCACAAGCCTGTGGCAGAGAAGGCCGTGGGGCTGACCCCCAtgggctcagcagctccagaacGGGCTCCTGGTGAGGGCCAAACTCCAGCAGCTGGAATGGAGCCCCCGCCGAGTGATGACCTCCAAAGCGGGCTGAGGGGGAGAGCTGAGAGTGCAGCTGGTTCCTCTcagtgctgcctgcactgcAGCCCAGACCCACCCAGCACACCCACTGCACCAGGCCCCCGCGCGCTCACAGGGTGCTCTCCAGTGTGTTGTAGTTGTCCTTGAAACTCTTCAGCTCCAGGAAGTGTTTGGCACGTTTGCTCTTCTGGCTGGAAGGAAGGTAGGTGACCTGGATGGTGGTGGGGCTGGAGGCTTCAGGGGACAGCGTGAGGTCTTTCACTGCTGACTGGTGCTGCCgctggctgctgccaccccGGGCCTTGGTGCTGTGGGCAGAGAAGAGGCACCATCACTGCTCAGCTGCTCAGCCTGTATGTCTGTCTGTCCAACATGAAGCAAATCTGCCTTCCTGATGACAGCACTCACTGAGGTCTTGGCATCTAAAGCTACTGGCTCTGTGCAAGTCCCTGACTCGAGGTGGTCAGGGACAAGCAGGAATGGTGACTGTGAGAATGGAACAAACCCAAAAGTGCAGTAATGGATGGGCTGCAAGGAAGGAGTGAACGCAGAGGGACAGATGGGCACAGACAGACCCTGTCTCATAACACCTGTGCCCTAAACCCATCTCTGTTCACACCTTCCCACGGGCTGCTGGGGCCCAGGAACCCAGCACTGCATCTGGCCAGCAGCACTTACATGTTTGCCAGTTCATTCAGAGCTTCCTCATACTTCAGATATTCCGTTTTCCCAAAGACCTGGATACAAACAGAAAATACCACGGAACATGCAGCTGCAGTTGGGGTGTGAGCTGagtcccagcagcagggcagggcacaggaatgccctgtgggcacagcagggcccccCAGCACTCACCCCAGTGCCATAGCGGGCGCTCTCGTAGCCATCCAGGAGCGTGTCGATCAAGGCTTTGCGGATGCCCTTGAAGGAGGTGCTGGAATTCCTCAGCTCCAGAAGGTAGGCACAGAagttcttccctattaaagactTTGGGTACCGAGCCTCTGCTTGGAATGGGATTTCTGGAAAAAGGCACAACAGCTGAAGCACAGGTGAAAATGCCTGTGCTCATCCCTCTGGTCAGGAAGCACTGCCTGGATAAATCTCCATCCATGCCCACTGCCCCAGCACATCCAACCCTAAGGCCACCAGTGGGAGAAGTGACTGCTACTCCCCAGTGAGCACCTGGAAGGGGCTGCTGGCACCCTCATTCAGGGTCCCTCTGCACCCCTCTGCTCCCACTCTTGCCCTGGGCTCCCTCACCTGATGTCCTGATTGCATCCAGTGCCTTCATCCTGTACAGGTAGTTATAGcagcctggaaaagggaaagcaCAAACTGAGATCTCTGCAAACCTTGGAGGGAAGCGAGGAAAAGGAAACCAGGAGAAGAGACAGCATCTCATGTAGCAGGACACCAAAAGGAGCAGTCAGAGGTGTGGCTTGGCCCCAGGGAACagtgcaggacagagctctggcACAGTACCTGGtgtctccagctgcaggagccgaccatcatcctcagccagcagccGTGGCTCGTACTTGATGTCCTGCACCCTGGACAGTCGAATGTCAATCTCTTCCTTTAAATCCTGTACAGCAGCAAAACAACATTTACAGACCACTCCCTTTGCTTGTGGGATCAAAGGGATAAGAACAGCCCTAGATAAACCCTAACCACTGCCTCTCACCactctgaggcagcagctcctgcacgtCCCTTCAGGCATGGATGGGTGCAGGGAATGCAGAATACCCACCTTGGGTGCATGCTGCCCCACAGGCACGTGGGGGCCACGGCGGGACTTCATGGCGAAGCGCATGATCTGGCGTTTCACGAAGATGAAGAGCAGCACAAAGACCTGCGGAGCCACAACGGGGCGGGGGTCAGGTGTGCGCCGGGGGGGGAGGTCTCACAGCCAGCCCGTGCCCACCCCTCTGGCTCCCGCTTGGCAGCCCCTCCGCCCCCAGTTCAGCCCTCTGggagccccagggacgctcagGTCAGCCCCACGCCCTCCCCATCTCCACAGAGCCTACCCCTCACGTCCCCTCCCCGCCCCACCGACCCCACGGGCGCTCCAGCCCCCTGAGGGCCCCGAGCCCGACTCCGAGAGGCTCCCCACGGACAGTCCGGGCCGTGTCTCACGGGAGCCGTTTCGCCCCCTCAGGCCCGGGCCCACGGCAGCTCCACGGACGCGCCAGGATCAGCCTCGCGGGGGCTCCACGGACACGCGTGCTGCGGCCCAGCGGACACTCCAGGCTGCCAGCCCgtcccgccccgtcccgccggcGCTCACCAGGCTGCCGTAAGCCATGACCAGCACCACGTTGACCCCCGAGAGCCAATTGCTGCCGGCCCCCGCcatgcccggcccggcccggggccgcACAACATGGCGGCCACAAAGCCGCCCTGCGCGCCCACCACGTGACCGGAGGAGCCCCGATCACGTGACCAGTACGGGGCCTCCGCAGCGGCCCCGCGTCCGTCACGTGTTcggcgcgggcggccccgccccgcgcggTCACGTGCCGGGGGCGGGGTCGGGGGAGTTGTCAGTGCGGGCGGACCCAGGTAAAgttgcggcggcggcggcggcggctccggtaCCGCGCGGCCCCCGAACCCGCCCCCCAccggctcccgccgccgccccctGCCTGCCCGGCCTCGCCGcctcccgcccgcccggcccagCTGCGTCCGGTGCCCCGGGGGCGGCTCTGAGCCCCGCCGCCGGCGCCGCTGGGCCCCGCGCGGCCTAGTGGGCCGGGCCGTAGCCGGGGGCTGGCGTAGCGCGCGGCCGCCGCAGGTGAGGCAGGCGGGCGGGCCGGGTGCGGGTGGGGGGGGTGAAATGGCGGCCGCGGCCATGAGGGCGGAAGCGGCCCGAACTCGCCCGCCTCTCCGTTGCGGGCCTGGCCTGGCGCCGCCGTGGGGgctcccgcccggccccgccggtgCCCTCCGCTTCGGTCCGGTTCGTTGCCTCGTTGTGAGCCGCGGGTTGGGCCGCGGGGTCGGGCGGCTCCGACCTTGCCGCGCTCTCGGGGCCCGCCCGTCCCCGCCGCTGCCGGCGGTAACAATGGGAGCCGTGCTCCCGCCCTGCCGGGCTCCTTGCGGGCCGCCAGGCCCGCTCCTGCCACCGCTCCTCGGTGGCGCCCCGTGGGCCGTGGTACGGCTGCTTCCGCTGCCCACGTGAAATTCCCGGGCAGCAGCGGTTCGGGGGTCCTGCAGGAGCCCCGGGCTGCGAGTGCCGCCCTGCTCCACGTCCCTCCATCCCGGCCGGGGGGCTCTCCCTGCGCCCTCCGGCCCGGAAGTCTCCCGAGCAAAGCGCTGTCTGTCGATACCGAGTCGGGGTCTCTGATGGAATATCCGGGAGTATCTCCCTAAAAAAGCTCGTGGTTTGCATACATGGAATGATTTGGT includes:
- the LTAP1 gene encoding protein C1orf43 homolog, with the translated sequence MAGAGSNWLSGVNVVLVMAYGSLVFVLLFIFVKRQIMRFAMKSRRGPHVPVGQHAPKDLKEEIDIRLSRVQDIKYEPRLLAEDDGRLLQLETPGCYNYLYRMKALDAIRTSEIPFQAEARYPKSLIGKNFCAYLLELRNSSTSFKGIRKALIDTLLDGYESARYGTGVFGKTEYLKYEEALNELANITKARGGSSQRQHQSAVKDLTLSPEASSPTTIQVTYLPSSQKSKRAKHFLELKSFKDNYNTLESTL